Proteins from a single region of Crassaminicella profunda:
- a CDS encoding Crp/Fnr family transcriptional regulator has protein sequence MYTRWINILHKVKLFENIEVNELSKMLSCLRPNKVSYKKKEYITIAQNKFTGIGIIVEGEVIVTKENVAGDRVIIAKLNEGNIFGEIVAFSDKNEWPATVIAITDCTVLFLPTEKILGNCPKMCIGHKLLIQNMLKIVSQKALNLNRKIEYLVMKSIRSKISNYLLEQYNRIGKNKFIIPLKRNELAEFLNVSRPSLSRELVKMKEEGMIDFYRSSFEIIDLEELKVNI, from the coding sequence ATGTATACTAGGTGGATAAATATATTACACAAGGTGAAATTATTTGAGAATATAGAAGTAAATGAATTGAGTAAGATGTTATCTTGTTTAAGACCTAATAAAGTATCTTACAAAAAAAAAGAATACATTACTATAGCTCAAAATAAATTTACAGGGATAGGAATTATTGTAGAAGGAGAAGTAATTGTTACAAAAGAAAATGTAGCAGGAGACCGAGTAATCATTGCAAAACTAAATGAAGGAAATATATTTGGTGAAATTGTTGCTTTTTCTGATAAGAATGAGTGGCCTGCTACAGTTATTGCTATCACAGATTGTACTGTATTATTTTTACCTACAGAAAAGATTTTGGGGAATTGTCCTAAAATGTGTATAGGACATAAATTATTAATACAAAATATGCTGAAAATTGTTTCACAAAAGGCACTTAATCTCAATAGAAAGATTGAATACTTAGTCATGAAAAGCATTAGAAGTAAAATAAGCAATTATTTATTAGAACAATATAATCGAATTGGGAAAAATAAATTTATAATTCCATTAAAGAGAAATGAACTAGCGGAATTTTTAAATGTATCTAGACCATCCTTGTCAAGAGAATTGGTCAAAATGAAGGAGGAAGGGATGATTGATTTTTATAGATCTTCCTTTGAAATTATTGATTTAGAAGAATTAAAAGTAAATATATAG
- a CDS encoding chromate transporter: MSELMRMFFIFVKIGTFTLGGGYAMIPLIQEEIVEKNKWIEENEFIDIIALAQTIPGALAINTSTYIGYRLFGLKGALLGCIGTMLPSVVIIMIVAAFFTQFQNNMWVESIFRGIRPAVVALIVAAVMKLGKTLPKSILNIGWVIGSVLCITLFHIHPILVIVFSGSLGYMLFKGENVDENNS; this comes from the coding sequence ATGAGTGAATTGATGAGGATGTTTTTTATTTTTGTAAAAATAGGAACCTTCACTTTAGGTGGAGGGTATGCTATGATTCCTTTGATTCAGGAGGAAATTGTAGAAAAAAATAAGTGGATAGAGGAAAATGAATTCATTGATATTATTGCTTTAGCACAGACTATACCAGGAGCATTGGCTATTAATACTTCTACCTATATTGGATATAGACTCTTTGGTCTTAAGGGTGCCTTACTTGGGTGCATAGGAACTATGCTTCCTTCTGTGGTGATTATCATGATTGTAGCAGCTTTTTTTACTCAATTTCAAAACAATATGTGGGTTGAATCTATCTTTAGAGGAATTCGACCAGCTGTAGTAGCGTTAATTGTAGCAGCTGTGATGAAATTAGGAAAGACACTACCCAAAAGTATATTAAATATAGGATGGGTCATTGGAAGTGTATTATGTATTACTTTGTTTCATATCCATCCCATACTAGTAATTGTTTTTTCAGGATCACTAGGATACATGCTTTTTAAAGGAGAAAATGTAGATGAAAATAATTCTTGA
- a CDS encoding glycosyl hydrolase family 18 protein: MGKKKIIILLMITFMTVGAMLGILEWKKENSLLDTKVSLIIEDQQINDIKEPYVDHTGIYLPYDVVKDYFCEDIYLDENKKRVLIDLKNKNIVLEDEDLSDFIKDNLISINVPTKRIADTIYVQADLLSKIFEIDISYIKDTKTILVDYFSPTAQLGEVIKTDKIKTDNLLGNKKLKIGDKVKVFGEEDEYYKIRNNEGVIGLVEKESIRVFEQEINIDKQLNKKRESFNQEGQKINLVWEYVHEKSKDLSKESKIQSLDVIVPTWFSIVNDKGKVINNADQSYVKEAHKKGYKVWGLVNNSFDPKLTSTILNNEALRKKVIGQLLVYASAYDLDGINIDFENVYYEDQAKLVKFVEEIKYYTKKQNIVLSMDITVPSTSKRWSKVYDRVALGNIVDYMAIMTYDEHWASSPVSGSVASIGWVEKGIVNTLKSIPEEKVLLGLPFYTRRWKESKGEDGNIKVESKAISMTYAKKMIDEKNATIIWNEEVGQYYAQYNEDGAVYKIWLEDPRSIALKISLIEKYNLAGTASWRRGFEDVEVWAVLQEIIKNGKTYAELGFND, encoded by the coding sequence ATGGGAAAAAAGAAAATTATCATACTACTCATGATAACTTTTATGACCGTAGGAGCTATGCTCGGTATTTTGGAATGGAAAAAAGAAAATTCTCTTTTAGATACGAAAGTTAGCTTGATTATAGAGGATCAACAAATTAATGATATAAAAGAACCTTATGTAGATCATACAGGGATATATCTTCCATATGATGTTGTAAAGGATTATTTTTGTGAAGATATTTATTTAGATGAAAATAAAAAAAGAGTTCTTATTGATTTGAAAAATAAGAATATTGTATTAGAAGATGAGGATTTATCGGATTTTATAAAGGATAATTTAATAAGTATTAATGTGCCTACAAAGAGAATAGCAGATACGATTTATGTACAAGCTGATTTGTTGAGTAAAATATTTGAGATAGATATTTCGTATATTAAAGATACTAAAACAATCCTTGTAGATTACTTTTCTCCTACAGCTCAGTTAGGAGAAGTAATCAAGACAGATAAAATAAAAACCGATAATCTTTTAGGGAATAAAAAGTTAAAGATAGGTGACAAAGTAAAAGTATTTGGAGAAGAGGATGAATACTATAAAATAAGAAATAATGAAGGGGTAATAGGACTCGTTGAAAAAGAGAGTATTAGAGTTTTTGAACAAGAAATAAATATTGATAAGCAGTTGAATAAAAAGAGGGAATCTTTTAATCAAGAGGGTCAGAAAATTAATCTCGTATGGGAATACGTTCATGAAAAATCTAAAGATTTATCAAAGGAAAGTAAAATACAGTCTTTAGATGTAATTGTACCTACCTGGTTTAGTATTGTAAATGATAAAGGGAAGGTCATAAATAATGCAGATCAAAGTTATGTAAAAGAAGCTCATAAAAAAGGATATAAGGTATGGGGGCTTGTGAATAACAGCTTTGATCCAAAATTGACTTCAACCATATTAAATAATGAAGCATTAAGAAAAAAAGTTATAGGACAACTACTTGTTTATGCCAGTGCTTATGATTTAGATGGGATCAACATTGACTTTGAAAATGTATATTATGAAGATCAAGCAAAACTTGTAAAGTTTGTTGAAGAAATAAAATATTATACAAAAAAACAAAATATTGTTCTTTCTATGGATATAACCGTGCCATCTACAAGTAAAAGGTGGTCAAAGGTTTATGATAGAGTGGCCCTAGGAAATATTGTAGATTATATGGCAATCATGACTTATGATGAACACTGGGCATCTAGTCCAGTTAGTGGTTCAGTAGCATCTATTGGATGGGTTGAAAAAGGCATTGTCAATACTTTGAAATCTATTCCTGAAGAAAAGGTTCTATTAGGATTACCTTTTTATACAAGAAGGTGGAAAGAATCTAAGGGTGAAGATGGAAACATCAAGGTGGAATCAAAAGCCATTTCTATGACTTATGCAAAAAAAATGATTGATGAAAAGAATGCTACAATTATATGGAATGAAGAAGTAGGACAATATTATGCCCAATACAATGAAGATGGGGCAGTCTATAAAATATGGCTTGAAGATCCTCGTTCTATTGCATTAAAGATTAGCTTAATAGAAAAATACAATCTTGCAGGAACTGCCTCATGGAGAAGAGGATTTGAAGATGTAGAGGTTTGGGCAGTACTACAGGAAATTATAAAAAATGGAAAAACCTATGCAGAATTAGGGTTTAATGATTAG
- a CDS encoding DMT family transporter, whose amino-acid sequence MKNERFKALLFLVISAVLWSTGGILIKLVDWNPIAIAGIRSGISALVIYLYIRRKRKNTKQKKLFKLNKVKVTGACMYASMVVLFVVATKSTTAANAILLQYTAPIWVAILSGWILKEKVKSVDWVAILFVMMGMVMFFIGDLGSGEMFGNLVALVSGVALAGEMIMFKLQEEGTAGEMIFLGNCITLIASIPFILKSVPSMQSVLGLVLLGVFQLGIPFIFFSEAIPKVSAIEAILISVVEPLLNPVWVFIFVGEQPSKWALIGGIIVVSSVIGRSIIINRKNRKMATS is encoded by the coding sequence ATGAAAAATGAAAGATTCAAAGCATTATTATTCTTAGTAATATCTGCTGTACTTTGGAGTACAGGAGGAATATTGATAAAATTAGTTGACTGGAATCCTATAGCCATTGCGGGAATAAGAAGTGGTATTTCGGCTTTAGTGATATATTTGTATATTCGTAGGAAGAGAAAGAATACAAAACAAAAGAAATTATTTAAATTGAATAAAGTAAAAGTAACAGGAGCATGTATGTATGCTAGTATGGTTGTTCTTTTTGTAGTGGCAACCAAATCAACCACTGCGGCAAATGCCATATTACTTCAGTATACGGCACCTATATGGGTGGCAATTTTATCAGGGTGGATATTAAAAGAAAAAGTAAAATCAGTTGATTGGGTGGCTATTCTTTTTGTAATGATGGGGATGGTGATGTTTTTTATTGGAGACTTAGGAAGCGGAGAAATGTTTGGCAATTTGGTAGCGTTAGTCTCTGGAGTTGCCCTTGCAGGAGAAATGATCATGTTTAAATTACAAGAAGAAGGAACAGCTGGTGAAATGATTTTTTTAGGAAATTGTATCACGTTAATTGCTAGTATTCCTTTTATTTTAAAATCTGTTCCTAGTATGCAAAGTGTTTTGGGACTTGTTTTATTAGGAGTATTTCAGTTGGGGATTCCATTTATATTTTTTTCGGAGGCAATACCTAAAGTATCGGCTATTGAAGCCATATTGATTTCAGTTGTAGAACCACTCCTTAATCCAGTATGGGTTTTTATATTTGTTGGAGAGCAACCAAGTAAATGGGCATTAATTGGAGGAATTATTGTAGTTTCATCAGTTATAGGTAGGTCCATTATAATCAATAGAAAGAATAGGAAAATGGCTACGAGTTAA
- the yihA gene encoding ribosome biogenesis GTP-binding protein YihA/YsxC: MKIKSAEIVISAVKREQYPEDEKPEIAFAGRSNVGKSSLINLLVNRKKLARTSSSPGKTQTINFYDINDQFRIVDLPGYGYAKVSKSSKEAWGKMMDAYLSNRKNLIDVFQLVDIRHAPTQQDKHMYSWIKHFGFNGIVIVTKLDKIKRGQRQKHLDIIKKELQMTSDDILLPVSAESREGKEEAWEIINEVFKVNGFDFEAEEAIK; this comes from the coding sequence ATGAAAATTAAAAGTGCAGAGATTGTTATTAGTGCAGTAAAGAGAGAACAATATCCAGAGGATGAAAAACCTGAGATTGCTTTTGCTGGGAGATCTAATGTAGGAAAGTCTTCTCTTATTAACCTTTTGGTGAATAGAAAAAAACTTGCTAGAACTAGTTCAAGTCCAGGAAAAACTCAAACGATTAATTTCTATGATATTAATGATCAGTTTCGAATTGTAGACCTTCCAGGATATGGTTATGCGAAGGTGTCTAAGAGTAGTAAAGAAGCTTGGGGAAAAATGATGGATGCCTATCTTAGCAATAGGAAAAATCTAATAGATGTATTTCAGCTTGTGGACATTCGCCATGCTCCTACACAACAGGATAAGCATATGTATAGTTGGATTAAGCATTTTGGTTTTAATGGGATTGTTATTGTTACAAAACTAGATAAAATCAAGAGAGGTCAAAGACAAAAACATTTAGATATCATAAAAAAAGAACTTCAAATGACAAGTGACGATATCCTATTGCCTGTTTCAGCAGAAAGCAGAGAAGGAAAAGAAGAAGCTTGGGAGATTATTAATGAGGTCTTTAAAGTGAATGGATTTGATTTTGAAGCAGAGGAAGCAATAAAATAA
- the rd gene encoding rubredoxin: protein MKKYLCTPCGYIYDPETGDPDSGINPGTAFEDIPDDWVCPVCGVGKDMFEPVEE from the coding sequence ATGAAAAAATATTTATGCACACCATGTGGTTATATTTACGACCCAGAGACAGGGGATCCTGATAGTGGAATCAATCCGGGTACAGCTTTTGAGGATATTCCAGATGATTGGGTATGTCCAGTTTGTGGGGTAGGAAAAGATATGTTTGAGCCTGTTGAAGAATAG
- a CDS encoding CPBP family intramembrane glutamic endopeptidase: MFSKEKGLFLEAKGARYLPNIIVVLILAVAFLIGGEIIGGIAMAITGIFIFGTSNVSPLMGMMAQLIFGFLFVSLLIFAWVKLAEKRKISSMGFYKENFIKKYTIGFMVGVGLFTLVVSLLAITGHIQVDQNSTTPTGLAVLSSILIILPGWMIQSATEEILARGWMMNVLGARYNPFLGLGVSAIFFGVMHIFNPNVSFIAILNIILVGILLGLYVMKTKELWGVCGLHAAWNWVQGNIFGFEVSGTKTGIGSIMKLKLVGSEWFTGGAFGPEAGFAATIVLGLGIVGILLKTKRESKDIRDLEIEEN, encoded by the coding sequence ATGTTTTCTAAGGAAAAAGGATTATTTTTAGAAGCTAAAGGGGCAAGATATCTGCCAAATATTATTGTTGTGCTTATATTAGCAGTTGCTTTTCTCATAGGTGGAGAAATTATTGGTGGAATAGCTATGGCTATTACGGGGATATTTATTTTTGGAACATCTAATGTAAGCCCTTTAATGGGGATGATGGCACAATTGATTTTTGGTTTTTTGTTTGTATCATTATTGATATTTGCGTGGGTAAAGCTTGCTGAGAAAAGAAAGATTTCAAGTATGGGATTTTATAAAGAAAATTTTATTAAAAAATATACGATAGGTTTTATGGTTGGAGTTGGATTGTTTACTTTAGTGGTAAGTCTTCTTGCTATTACAGGACATATTCAAGTAGATCAAAATTCAACTACGCCTACAGGATTGGCTGTTTTAAGTAGCATTTTAATTATTTTACCAGGGTGGATGATTCAGAGTGCAACGGAAGAAATATTAGCTAGAGGTTGGATGATGAATGTATTAGGAGCAAGATATAATCCATTCTTAGGATTAGGAGTGTCTGCAATATTTTTTGGAGTGATGCATATATTTAATCCAAATGTAAGTTTTATTGCAATTTTAAATATTATTCTAGTAGGAATATTGTTAGGTCTATATGTGATGAAAACAAAGGAGTTATGGGGTGTTTGTGGTCTTCATGCTGCATGGAATTGGGTACAAGGAAATATCTTTGGATTTGAAGTAAGTGGTACAAAGACAGGAATTGGAAGTATTATGAAATTAAAGCTGGTTGGAAGTGAGTGGTTTACAGGTGGAGCATTTGGTCCTGAAGCAGGATTTGCAGCAACCATTGTATTAGGACTAGGAATTGTAGGTATTTTGTTGAAGACTAAGAGAGAATCAAAAGATATAAGGGATTTGGAGATAGAAGAAAATTAA
- a CDS encoding DMT family transporter, with translation MNKQYKADLALIFVTLAWGLSFILTKNSLNALSTFNFLAIRFFIASLSVAIIFYKRILKIDKTTLKYGIIIGFIMFSGYAFQTLGLNYTTTAKSAFISGLCVILVPIFSALFLKKAPKPAVIIGVILSAIGLGLLTLDDSLSLNLGDLLTLLCAFVFAFQILSISKYSVKVDTVNLAFIQISVVGFLSAIVSFLFEAPTIPTTQKVWTDILFLSFFCTSGAFIVQNTAQKYTSATHAALIFTGEPVFAAIFGYFLCGEILSIRGFIGGFLIVFSMLLAELEIKIPFLSPKSKVPIMANKK, from the coding sequence ATGAACAAACAATATAAGGCAGATTTGGCATTAATTTTTGTTACCTTAGCATGGGGACTTTCTTTTATTCTTACAAAAAATTCATTAAATGCATTATCCACCTTTAATTTTTTAGCTATTCGATTTTTCATTGCTTCCTTATCTGTTGCCATAATTTTTTACAAAAGAATTTTAAAAATTGATAAAACTACTTTAAAATATGGTATCATCATTGGATTTATCATGTTTTCTGGTTATGCTTTTCAAACACTAGGACTTAACTATACTACAACAGCTAAATCTGCTTTCATAAGCGGTTTATGTGTTATTTTAGTTCCTATATTTTCAGCACTATTTCTAAAAAAAGCACCAAAGCCAGCTGTAATCATAGGGGTAATCCTTTCTGCCATTGGCTTAGGTTTATTAACCCTTGATGATAGTCTTTCTTTAAACCTAGGAGATCTTCTAACCCTTTTGTGTGCCTTTGTCTTTGCTTTTCAAATATTATCTATATCCAAATATTCTGTAAAGGTAGATACGGTTAATCTTGCCTTTATACAAATTAGTGTTGTAGGATTCCTAAGTGCTATTGTAAGCTTTTTGTTTGAGGCACCTACAATCCCTACTACCCAAAAGGTATGGACTGATATTTTATTTTTAAGTTTTTTTTGTACCTCTGGTGCGTTTATCGTACAAAATACTGCACAAAAGTACACATCCGCTACCCATGCAGCTTTAATCTTTACAGGTGAACCTGTATTTGCAGCTATATTTGGCTATTTTCTATGCGGAGAAATATTAAGTATTCGTGGATTCATTGGTGGTTTTTTAATTGTTTTCTCTATGCTTTTAGCTGAGTTAGAAATCAAAATTCCTTTTTTAAGTCCTAAAAGTAAGGTTCCTATTATGGCTAATAAAAAATGA
- a CDS encoding 4Fe-4S binding protein, whose protein sequence is MDKRRLTQIIATIVTNANVKGFFQGKIYRGNLKKACVPGLNCYSCPGALGSCPIGSLQAVLGSIKYNFSFYVLGFISLMGIIFGRFICGWLCPFGLLQDLLNKIPSPKIRVNPKVNHILKYFKYIFLVGFVIIMPLLLTNVVGMGDPYFCKYVCPAGTIEGGVPLVLMNEGLRSTIGWLFGWKVFLSIATIVFSILIYRPFCRYVCPLGAFYSLFNPISFYRLKVDENKCTNCKACSNKCKLDIEVYKKPNSLECIRCGECADVCPTKAIQKGFHL, encoded by the coding sequence TTGGATAAGAGAAGATTAACGCAGATTATAGCAACTATAGTGACAAATGCAAACGTGAAAGGCTTTTTTCAAGGAAAAATTTATCGAGGCAATTTAAAAAAAGCATGTGTGCCAGGGCTAAATTGTTATTCTTGTCCAGGGGCTCTTGGGTCTTGTCCTATAGGTTCATTACAGGCAGTTTTAGGAAGTATAAAATATAATTTTTCATTTTATGTACTAGGTTTTATATCTCTTATGGGAATTATATTTGGTAGGTTTATTTGTGGATGGTTGTGTCCTTTTGGACTTTTGCAGGATTTATTAAATAAAATACCTTCTCCTAAAATTAGGGTAAATCCAAAAGTAAATCATATTTTAAAATATTTTAAATACATATTTTTAGTTGGATTTGTAATCATCATGCCATTACTTTTAACGAATGTTGTAGGTATGGGAGATCCATACTTTTGTAAATATGTTTGTCCTGCTGGAACTATTGAAGGGGGAGTACCGTTGGTTCTTATGAATGAAGGGTTAAGGTCTACCATAGGATGGTTATTTGGCTGGAAGGTGTTTTTATCTATTGCTACCATTGTTTTTTCAATCCTTATTTACAGACCATTTTGTAGATACGTCTGTCCTTTAGGAGCCTTTTATTCCTTATTTAACCCTATAAGTTTTTATAGGTTAAAAGTTGATGAAAATAAATGTACAAATTGTAAAGCATGTAGTAACAAATGCAAATTAGATATAGAAGTTTATAAAAAGCCAAATAGCTTAGAATGCATAAGATGTGGAGAATGTGCAGATGTTTGTCCTACTAAAGCCATTCAAAAGGGGTTTCATTTATAG
- a CDS encoding GIY-YIG nuclease family protein, with translation MHFAYMVRCSDHSLYSGYTKGNSPQNRVETHNKGIGSKYTRTRLPVKLVYFEKFQSKSEAMKREYQLKKLTKVKKETLVAEFGLE, from the coding sequence ATGCATTTTGCTTATATGGTCAGATGCAGTGACCATTCATTATACAGTGGATATACAAAAGGAAATAGCCCTCAAAATAGAGTTGAGACACATAATAAAGGTATAGGCAGTAAATATACTAGAACTAGATTACCTGTTAAATTAGTGTACTTTGAGAAATTTCAAAGTAAGAGTGAAGCCATGAAAAGGGAGTATCAATTGAAGAAGTTGACGAAGGTGAAAAAGGAAACGTTAGTAGCGGAATTTGGATTGGAATAG
- a CDS encoding EFR1 family ferrodoxin (N-terminal region resembles flavodoxins. C-terminal ferrodoxin region binds two 4Fe-4S clusters.), giving the protein MKNIEKIKMEDMKVMMVFFSATGNTQKIANVIQQKLHELNVSVSILDITSYLSRKEEISISQYDAVIFGFPIYSMRAPRVCREWLQKLDGEGKKCSVFFTFGGFGKDPAHYYIKELLEKQNFKLVSTGEFLGAHTFNRSGWQAAEGHPNQSDFNAAQEYTIRTIKRFTGEDLNEIREFKKPIFSSNQLDQAEKYRFHLITQLPTRSNNSCSMCGLCEKMCPTNAMNMIKGIADVNSCIACFRCIANCPDAVLHTNDLSNTWTKKLELHKTTKEEINNLKSKIYL; this is encoded by the coding sequence ATGAAAAATATAGAAAAGATAAAAATGGAAGATATGAAAGTAATGATGGTGTTTTTTTCTGCTACAGGAAATACACAAAAAATAGCAAACGTAATTCAACAAAAATTACATGAGTTGAATGTCTCTGTTAGTATATTGGATATTACTTCTTATCTTAGTAGAAAAGAAGAGATATCAATTAGCCAATATGATGCTGTGATATTTGGTTTTCCTATTTACTCTATGAGAGCTCCACGGGTATGTAGAGAGTGGCTACAAAAACTTGATGGTGAAGGAAAGAAATGTTCAGTTTTTTTCACATTTGGTGGCTTTGGAAAAGATCCTGCTCACTATTATATAAAAGAGTTATTAGAGAAGCAAAATTTTAAGCTTGTTTCTACAGGAGAATTCTTAGGAGCACATACATTTAATCGTAGTGGATGGCAAGCCGCTGAAGGACATCCTAACCAATCAGACTTTAATGCTGCGCAAGAATATACAATTAGAACAATTAAAAGATTTACAGGGGAAGATTTGAATGAAATTAGAGAATTTAAAAAGCCAATATTTAGTTCAAATCAATTAGATCAAGCAGAAAAATATAGATTTCATTTAATAACACAGCTTCCAACAAGAAGTAATAATAGTTGTTCTATGTGTGGGCTTTGTGAAAAAATGTGTCCAACAAATGCAATGAATATGATAAAAGGTATCGCTGATGTTAATTCTTGTATTGCATGTTTTAGATGTATTGCAAACTGTCCTGATGCAGTTTTACATACAAATGATTTATCTAATACATGGACTAAAAAATTAGAACTCCATAAAACTACAAAAGAAGAAATAAATAATTTGAAGAGCAAGATATATCTATAG
- a CDS encoding CD1871A family CXXC motif-containing protein, with protein sequence MNKKILRYVILLGSIAFIVAGVYKNEVQTVLQKAINICLECIGIG encoded by the coding sequence ATGAATAAAAAAATATTAAGATATGTTATTCTTTTAGGGAGTATAGCCTTTATTGTAGCAGGTGTATATAAAAATGAAGTACAAACTGTTTTACAAAAGGCAATTAATATATGTTTGGAGTGTATAGGCATTGGATAA
- a CDS encoding chromate transporter, whose protein sequence is MKIILEIFMTFMKIGAFSFGGGLAMLPFIEKEIVNKYHWITSNEFIDIIAIAQMTPGPIAINSSTFAGYKVAGVFGGLAGSFGIVIVSFILITILAKYFMEIKDHKATKAVFRGIRPAVLGLILSAAVSVGKTALIDGKSVLIAIIILFSLKKLKLHPILGIVLAGVMGVVLY, encoded by the coding sequence ATGAAAATAATTCTTGAAATATTTATGACATTTATGAAAATTGGGGCTTTTAGCTTTGGTGGAGGATTAGCCATGCTTCCATTTATTGAAAAAGAGATTGTAAATAAATATCATTGGATTACCTCTAATGAGTTTATAGATATTATCGCTATTGCACAAATGACACCAGGACCTATCGCTATAAATTCTTCTACCTTTGCAGGATACAAGGTTGCAGGAGTATTTGGAGGGTTAGCAGGAAGTTTTGGAATTGTTATTGTATCTTTCATATTGATTACTATTTTAGCAAAATATTTTATGGAGATAAAAGATCATAAAGCTACAAAGGCTGTATTTAGGGGAATAAGACCAGCTGTATTAGGACTTATATTAAGTGCTGCCGTATCTGTTGGAAAGACAGCTTTGATAGATGGAAAAAGTGTATTGATTGCTATTATCATACTTTTTAGTTTGAAAAAATTAAAGCTACATCCTATATTAGGCATTGTTTTAGCTGGAGTGATGGGAGTGGTTTTATATTAA